A stretch of DNA from Microlunatus capsulatus:
ACGAGCAGCACGAGCTGCGAGGCGAGCACCGCCTGCGGGACGGCGCGCGCCCAGCCGGGCAGGGCGTCGGTCCACGACGTGCCCAGCGCCCGCCCGGCCCCGTGCAGGGACGCGGCGAGGAGGACGGCCAGCACGGCGACGAGGTGCCCGGGAGCGGCCCCGACGCGGCCCAGCAGGGCAGCGGCAACCAGCAGCGGGGCGGCGTACGCCCCGACCAGGGCGGCGGCGACCCCGAGAGCGCGCGGGTGCTGCCCCGGGCGGGCCGAGCGGACCGCGAAGCCGGCGGCCCGGGAGAGCAGCACGGCCATCAGCGCGGCCACCCCCCAGGGCACCAGCGTGACGACGAGACCGCCCAGCGGGACCGCCACGCCGTGGCCGGCCAGCCAGAGGCCGGTGCCGACGACGAGGGCCCCGACGAGGGTCCCGGGGTCGGCGGTCACCCAGCCGACCACGGCCAGGCCGGCGACCAGCAGCCAGCCGGTGAGCGCGCACAGCAGCCCGGCCGCGACGGCGGTGACCCCCCATCCGGGGCGGGGTCCGCCGTCCCCCGCGCGGTCCTCGGGCACCGGGCGGGAGGGCTCGGTGGCCTGCAGGACGACGGCGGGAGCGGTGCGGCGAGGGGTCAACAGGGAAGCCATGGCGCGTCCATGCTCACCCAGGCGGCCGGCTGGGCTGGGCCGGACACGCCCGCCGGGGGGTAAAGTCTTGTGGTCCGCGTCCCGGCGCACGGGTGCCCCGGCCGGACCCGACCGCTCGTCCCCGTGACCGCTAGGAGCTCTTCGCATGGTCGATCCCGACCCCGGGTACCGACCCCGGCGCGCCGCCGACGGCTCGACGTCGGGCGGTGATGCGCCCGAGGGGGCGACCACCCCCGCGACGCCCGCGCCCGGCACGCCCGCCACCGGCGGAGCGGCCCCGACGCCGTCCGGCCCGGCCCCCGCGGGCGAGCCGCCCGCCCCGGCCCCCGCGCCCGTCCCGGCCGACGACGAGGACCAGCCGAAGCCGCTCTACCGCGACGAGCCGGCCGCCCCGACGGCCGGCGGCTCCCCGCTCGGTGAGGAGACCCGGGTGACCCGGCCCGTGTTCAAGCCCCGCGCCCGGCGCACCCCGGACGACGAGGACTCCACGACCCTGCTCCCCCGCACCCCCGCCGCCGGCCGCCGGCCGGGCGCGGAGCGCGAGGAGCGCCTCGACGACGACGAGCCGCGCACCCGGCTCGGCCGCCGAGGCCGGCTGGCGCTGCTCGTCGGCGCGCTGGCCGCCGTCATCGCCGTCGGCCTGGCCATCGGCTACGCGGTCTCGACGGTGGGCGACCCCACCGCCGACCCGGCGCCCAGCACCTCCGCGCCCGCCCCGTCGGCCTCCGGCTCCCCCGCCCCGACGGCCGGCGACCCCGGGGCCGTGCTCGCCGACGCCGTCCTCCTCGACCCGGCGACGGCCGCCCAGATCGACCCGGGCACCTGGACCGTCGCGCTGACCCAGCGGCCGCCGGCCGACGACGCCCCGACGGCTGCCTGCACCACCGGCGAGCCCGCCGAGGGCCAGCCCACCGCGCAGCAGGACGTGCTCCGGCTGCTCAGCGGCTCCGGCGACGACGCCCCGAGCGCGCTGCACCACGCGAGCGCCTACGCCTCGCCCGAGGAGGCCGCGCAGGCCTACGCCGTCGCCGCCAAGACCCTCGGCGGCTGCGTCAGCCCCGGCAGCTACATCTACGACGGCTCCGCCGTCAGCGGGCTCGGCGACCAGTCGACCGGGCTCATCGCCAACGTCGTCAGCGGCGGCAAGACGCAGTGGCACAGCATCGTGCTGAACCGCTCCGGCAGCGTGGTCAACCTCGTCGACGCCGCCCGGGCCGGCAAGCCGCTCGGCGTGCGCGAGGTGGCCGCCGCGCTGGGCGCCGTCACCCAGAAGCAGTGCCAGGCGGCCGGCCAGGCCTGCACCCCGGACCCGTCCGTCGCGTTCGGACCCCCGCCGCTCGGCGGCGACGTGCCGGGCTTCCTGGCCAGCGGCGACCTGCCGCCCGCCGGTGAGGACGACGAGCTGTGGGTCGCGACGCCCGCCGAGCCCGTCAGCACCGACTTCGCCGGCTCCGGCTGCGAGACCGTCACCTGGGCCCGGCTGGACGCCGAGACCTCGAGCAGCCGCGTGTACCTCGTGCCGAGCAGCACGACCTTCGGGCTGAACGCCATCGTGCTGACGATGGAGGACGAGAAGGCGGCGTCCGACCTGGTCGCCAAGATCAAGTCCGACCTGGACAGCTGCGAGAAGCGCAAGCTCACGGCCAACGTCTCCGAGCCGGAGAAGGTGACCGGCGTCGGGGCCTCGGCCGCCCAGGTCACGGGCTGGACCTCCCGCGTCGCGCAGAAGTCCACCCAGGGCACCCAGCGCTACCGGGTGGGCATCGTCTCCTCCGGCGCCAAGGTGGCCTACACCTTCCTCAACCCGCTGGACGGCGGCTACGACCTCACCGACGGCGAGTGGGACCGCGTCGCGGTCCGTGCCGGGCAGCGGATGACCCAGGTCCCCTGAGCGCTCCCGCTCCCGGGCCCACCGCCCCCTGAGCCCGTCGAAGGGGCCAGCACGCCCTCAGGTGCGCACGCGCCCCAGGGCCACGGCGGCGAGCATCAGGGCGCCGAGGGTCTCGTTGTCGGTCACCTCGCCCCGGCCGACCATCGCCACCAGCTCGGCCCAGGGGACCCGCCGGACGGCGGTGATGCCCTCGGCCGCGGCCTCGTCCCCGCCGACCTCGGTCAGGTCGGTGGCCAGGTAGACCTGGCCGGGGGCCGCGGCGACGCCGTTGAGCGAGTCCACCGCCCCGATCGGCCGCCAGGTGGCCGCGGCCAGCCCGGTCTCCTCGCGCAGCTCGCGTTGCGCCGCCTCGAGCAGGTCGCCGCCGTCGGAGCCGCCCGCCGGCACCTCGGGCGTGGCCCGGCCGGTGGTGTAGCGGTCGACGGTGACCAGCACGACCTCGTCGGCCGCCGTGACCGGGACGACGAACACCGCCGGGGAGCGCACCTCCACCACCCCGTACAGACCGGGCCGGCCGTCGGGGTGGACCACCTGGTCCTCCCGCACCCGGATCCAGGCGTTCTCGTAGGCGGTCCGGCTGGCGGTCGTCGTCCACATGGCCCTGATCCTGCCAACCGCCCCCGCGCGTGCGGAGCGCCGCCCCGGACGCCGACGTGCCCCGGACCAGCAGGTCCGGGGCACGTCGGGGTCGTGCGGGTGAGGGGGCAGCCTCAGCTGCTGAGCCCCTGCATGATCTCGCGCATCAGCTGCGCGGTCTCGCTCGGCGTCTTGCCGACCTTGACCCCGGCGGCCTCGAGGGCCTCCTGCTTCGCGGCCGCGGTGCCCGAGGAGCCGGAGACGATGGCGCCGGCGTGGCCCATGGTCTTGCCCTCGGGGGCGGTGAAGCCCGCCACGTAGCCGACGACCGGCTTGGTGACGTTGACCTTGATGTACTCGGCCGCCCGCTCCTCGGCGTCGCCGCCGATCTCGCCGATCATGACGATCGCGTCGGTGTCCGGGTCGTCCTGGAACGCCTGCAGGGCGTCGATGTGGGTGGTCCCGATGACCGGGTCGCCGCCGATGCCCACCGCGGAGGAGAAGCCGATGTCGCGCAGCTCGTACATCATCTGGTAGGTCAGCGTGCCCGACTTCGACACCAGGCCGATCCGGCCGGCCTTCGTGATGTCGGACGGGATGATGCCCGCGTTGGCCTGCCCGGGCGAGATCAGCCCGGGGCAGTTCGGCCCGATGAGCCGGGTCCTCGACCCCTGCGACAGGGTGAAGAACTCGGCGCTGTCCTTGACCGGCACACCCTCGGTGATGACGACGGCCAGCGGGATCTCGGCCTCGATCGCCTCGACGACGGCGGCCTTGGTGAACTTGGCCGGCACGAAGATGACGGTGACGTCGGCGCCCGTCTCGGCCATCGCCTCGCCGACCGAGTTGAAGACGGGGACGGCGGTGCCGTCGAAGTCGACGGACTGGCCGCCCTTGCCGGGGGTCACGCCGCCGACGACGGCGGTGCCGGAGGCCAGCATCCGGGAGGTGTGCTTGCGCCCCTCGGAGCCGGTCATGCCCTGCACGATGACCTTGGATGCGTTGTTCAGGAAGATTGCCATGTCAGTCGGTCCTCAGTTCCCAGCCAGCTCGGCGGCGCGCTTGGCGGCGCCGTCCATCGTGTCCACCTGCTCCAGACCGGGCAGCGCCGCCTCGGTGAGGATGCGCCGGCCCTCCTCCGCGTTGTTGCCGTCCAGCCGGACGACCAGCGGCTTGGTGACGGCCTCGCCGCGGCTCTCCAGCAGCTGGAAGGCCTGCACGATGCCGTTGGCCACCGCGTCGCAGGCGGTGATCCCGCCGAAGACGTTGACGAAGACGCTCTTCACCTGGGCGTCGCCGAGGATGATCTCCAGGCCGTTGGCCATCACCTCGGCGCTCGCGCCGCCGCCGATGTCGAGGAAGTTGGCGGGCTTCGGGTTCCCCGCCACCTCCTCGCCGGCGTAGGCGACGACGTCGAGGGTGCTCATCACCAGGCCGGCGCCGTTGCCGATGATGCCGACGGAGCCGTCGAGCTTGACGTAGTTGAGGCCCTTCTCCTTCGCCGCGTTCTCCAGCGGGTCGGTGGCGGAGTTGTCCACCAGGGCGGCGTTCTCGGGGTGCCGGAAGTCGGCGTTCTCGTCGAGCGAGACCTTGCCGTCGAGGGCGACGATCGAGCCGCTGCCCGTCTTGACCAGCGGGTTGACCTCGACCAGCGTCGCGTCGGACTTCAGGTAGACCTGGCCCAGCAGCTGGAAGACGCGGGCGAGCTCGGCGGCGTCGGCGGCGTCGAAGCCGGCCGCGGCCACGATCTCGTCGGCCTTCGCCTGGTCGATCCCGACGATCGGGTCGACGGCGACGCGGGCGAGGGCCTCGGGGCGCTCGACGGCGAGCTGCTCGATCTCCATGCCGCCCTCTTTGGAGCACATGGCGAGGTAGCGGCGGTTGGCCCGGTCCAGCAGCAGCGAGAAGTAGTACTCCTCGGCGATGTCGGCGCCCTCGGTCACCATCACGGTCTTGACCACGTGGCCCTTGATGTCCAGGCCGAGGATCTCCTCGGCGCGGGCGGCCGCCTCCTCGGGGCTCCGGGCGATCTTGACGCCGCCGGCCTTGCCGCGCCCCCCGGTCTTCACCTGCGCCTTGACGACCACGACGGGCGAGCCGAGCTCCGCCGCAGCGTCCCGGGCCTCCTCGGGGGTGGTCGCGGTGATGCCGCGCAGCACGGGGACCCCGTG
This window harbors:
- a CDS encoding NUDIX domain-containing protein encodes the protein MWTTTASRTAYENAWIRVREDQVVHPDGRPGLYGVVEVRSPAVFVVPVTAADEVVLVTVDRYTTGRATPEVPAGGSDGGDLLEAAQRELREETGLAAATWRPIGAVDSLNGVAAAPGQVYLATDLTEVGGDEAAAEGITAVRRVPWAELVAMVGRGEVTDNETLGALMLAAVALGRVRT
- the sucD gene encoding succinate--CoA ligase subunit alpha, which produces MAIFLNNASKVIVQGMTGSEGRKHTSRMLASGTAVVGGVTPGKGGQSVDFDGTAVPVFNSVGEAMAETGADVTVIFVPAKFTKAAVVEAIEAEIPLAVVITEGVPVKDSAEFFTLSQGSRTRLIGPNCPGLISPGQANAGIIPSDITKAGRIGLVSKSGTLTYQMMYELRDIGFSSAVGIGGDPVIGTTHIDALQAFQDDPDTDAIVMIGEIGGDAEERAAEYIKVNVTKPVVGYVAGFTAPEGKTMGHAGAIVSGSSGTAAAKQEALEAAGVKVGKTPSETAQLMREIMQGLSS
- the sucC gene encoding ADP-forming succinate--CoA ligase subunit beta; translation: MDLYEYQARDMFEAHGVPVLRGITATTPEEARDAAAELGSPVVVVKAQVKTGGRGKAGGVKIARSPEEAAARAEEILGLDIKGHVVKTVMVTEGADIAEEYYFSLLLDRANRRYLAMCSKEGGMEIEQLAVERPEALARVAVDPIVGIDQAKADEIVAAAGFDAADAAELARVFQLLGQVYLKSDATLVEVNPLVKTGSGSIVALDGKVSLDENADFRHPENAALVDNSATDPLENAAKEKGLNYVKLDGSVGIIGNGAGLVMSTLDVVAYAGEEVAGNPKPANFLDIGGGASAEVMANGLEIILGDAQVKSVFVNVFGGITACDAVANGIVQAFQLLESRGEAVTKPLVVRLDGNNAEEGRRILTEAALPGLEQVDTMDGAAKRAAELAGN